Below is a genomic region from Fibrobacter sp. UWH6.
CAATAAATTGTCGAAAGAATTTTCACTACGAAAAATAGCAAATTCACACAGCTGACTTTGTGATAAACCGAATTACATTTTCGGGCAGGAACTTCTTTAAAGTCTCGACACCTTCAGCGGTATCAGCGATTCCACATTTTACGATTTCACGGACCACGGTACTGCTAATAGCCAGATGTTCCTGCTTGCTGGAAAGCAGCACGGTTTCGCAATCCGGGTAAAGCACCTTGTTGTTCCAGGAGACGCTCTGCTCGAAATCCAGGTCCATACCGTTACGGATTCCGCGAACCAGGAACTGGGCCCCGACAGACTTCATGAAGTCTACAGTAAGACCTTCGTAGGAAGCCACCTTTACGTTGGGCAAATGGGCAACAGCTTCCCGTACCAGAGATTCACGGCAGTCTCCAGCCAGCATATACTTCTTGGAGGTATTTACCGCCAGCAGTATCCACAATTCATCAAAAAGTTTGCAGGCCCTTTCTGCGATATCCAAATGACCTAAAGTAAAGGGATCAAAGGATCCCGCAAAGACCGCCACTCTAGATGTAGCAACATTCTTCTCGGACATTTCTACCCCAATTAAAGAGCCTTGCGGAAAATGACCAGGGAGGATTCGCCATACTTTCGGACAGAGGCCTCACCCGCTTCTTCGGATTCCTTGACCCAGGCCGGTAAATTCTTGGTGGGAGCCTCGAACACCGCCACGCCACCAGGATTCAGCCAATCAACGAAAGGGCGCAAATCCGGGTAATCCATATTCTTGAAAGGAGGATCGGCGTAAATCAGGTCAAAGCCTTCTTCCTTGCAAAAGGTTTCCTTGGACAAAGTCAGGGCATTGCTTTCCAGCAAAGTCAACTTCGATTCAAGATTCAAGGCCTTGTAAGCCTGTTGCACCAGGCGGGCTTGCACATGAGCCATTTCTACAGCAATCACGCTGGCGGCGCCACGACTCAAGGCTTCGATTCCCATGATACCGGTTCCCGCAAACAGATCCAGCATACGGAAATTTTCTACGCCCTGAAGAATATTAAAGAGGGCCTCCCTCGTGCGGGAGGCTGTAGGTCTAGTTTTTGATGTGTCCGGAGAGGGAACATTGCGTCCCCTCAGATTTCCACCTGTGATGCGAATGGGCATGAGTTCAACCCAATTACGGAATCACGAACATTTCGAAACGAATGGCAGTCAGCAAGTCCTTTCTTGCAAACTTCATTTCTACAGACGGAACGCCCATGCGGATGGGAGATGCGCTAAAGGCAGCGACAAATGCCTGCAGATCGCTAAAGTCAGCAGAAGTAGTTACCTGATAGGTAAAACGCTTGTAGACACCGAAATCTTCAACAACAGGCTTTTCGAATCCATTGAACGTTACCTTGTTGGTAGAGCCCAAGGTCTTTATAGCCTTGACTTCGTTGGCAACTTCAGCAGCGGAAACAAACTTGTTGACAGAATTCAGGTTAACATTCTCTACGTTGTACTGACCGAAGGCGGTAATGTCGGTTGCAGGAGCGTTTTCCGGCAGAGGCGGAGTCCTAAAGTTGGAGCTAACCGTCTTGATGCGATCCAGGAAGCTGCGCTGAGAAGCAGGCTTAGCAGCCACACCACGAACGTAGAAGTAGTTGGGAGCCTGGTAGATACAGTCAGAGAAGCCCACGTCTTCGGGAGTTGCCGAATTCATGAAAGCAACGAACTGACCCAGAGAAGACTTCTGGAAGGAAACCTTTTCGAGAGGCAGGTAGGAATTGTAATCCGTGCGTTTGTTGTTAAACAGAGCCTGAGGATTGATTTCACCCACGACCTGCTTGGCGGTCATATTGTCGCGGTAACGCAGGGCGGCAGCCTGTGCAGCAGCCTGTGCTTCCAACGAACCACCTGCGGAAGTCCGCTGTCCGTTGCCCATGACAAGTGCGGTGCGGCTTGCATCTTCGGCACCAATCAGAGACAAGTAAGCCTCGGGGAAAATACCCTGCAGAGGAGCGGGAACGCCACAAATGCTGAGGAAGGCACTGAAAGCAACAATGGCAAACAGAGCGGCAACGGCAACCGTAAGAGCCTTCTTGCGGCTCTTCTTCTTCAGTTCGTCGATACTGGTAACGTGAACCGGAGAAACGGACTCGACCACAGTCAGTCGTTCAGCGGCATCAATCAAGTTCAAATGAATCATACACCCTCCAATGCGTAAAGGGCTGCACCAATGGCACCGGCGCAACTCAATACGGCAGCGGAATCTTCAGCTTCCACCGGAAGTCTAATGTTGGAGAAAGAATCCATGGATGTGAGCAGACAATCCGGAAGAGCCCTTCTGAGGCATACCATGAATTCGGGGTCCAGAGCCATTTCACCGCAAAGATTGACATTCTTGGTGACAATGGCAGAATTTTCTTCCTGGGCAACCTTAATCTGTTCGACAATGCCCTCGACAAGGATCTTGTAAGCTTCTTCCTTAGTCTTGTTTACCAGGGGAAGAGTAGAGACACAACGCAGGGCCTGCAGATTATCCTTGGTGAGCCAAATCAGCGTCACACCGGCGTAGTCAGCCTTAATAACGCATTCCAGTTCAGTCATGTTTTCTGCAAAGGCCATCAGGTTCATTACAGAAAGAACATCCACGTCCAGGGACTTCGGTGCGAGGGACTTGTTACGGAAGCCCTTGCGCATGTTGTCCACCCACTGGTGGCGGACCGCAATCAGCATGACGGTAAAGCCCAGCGATTCGCTTCCGCTCAAGACCTGGTAATCGATGATATAGGCACCAGGATCAGCATTCGTAATCAGGGAAACGTACCACTTCAGGTATTCGTCCAGAGTCTTGGCAGCCTCAGCCGGAACAAACACCTGACGGACAATAGACCTGAATGCAGGAACGGTAACCGAAACTGCATCTACGGATTCAATCTTCGCAAATTCCATCCAACCTTCGAGGACGGATTCAAAAGCAAAAACGTCATCCAGAGGGCTGGTTTCAGTCTCGAGAATAGCTGTCTTCAGAACGCGGCGTTCATCCACATCAAAAACGGCAACTTTCAGGGAGGCGTCAGCCACCTCGATACCCATGTATAATTTCTTATCACTCATACTATCAATGACTTACAAAAAGTTTTCCATTTAAAAAATTAATCAAAAATTACCCCTTGCAGTATGGTCTCCAACTTTTTCTTGCCAATTCCAGGCACTTTTTTCAGGTCTTTTTCACTTTTAAAGGGGCCTGAGGACTCTCTTTGGGCAATAATCTTTTCGGCAAGCTTCGGACCAACCCCCTTCAAGGCACAAAGCATATCTAAATCCGCCGAATTGATCGGTATGGGAAATTGAACTTTTGGCGGCTTCTTTTTGGACATTTTTTGAGAATTGTCTTTTATTTTGTCTGCAACAAAAACCGTTTTTTCAACCGGGTCTCCGCGTAATTCCCTATGAGTTGAATCTTCAACATTCGCGATGACAACAGGATCTCCGACCTGGAACGTATCGATCGAAGGAAGTCCCCAAGGCAAGAATCGGTAAACGATTCCCATGACAAAAAGGACAAAAGACAGAAAAACCATCTTTTTTTCTGGTCCGTTCATAAGAACTCTCGTAAGGCGAGGGTCTGAATCTAAAAAATCAAGGGACTAGACGAGCCTCTACGGCAGCCACGTCCGATGGTACATCTACAGAAATGGAGATATAAGGACTTTTAACCATGCGTATGGTCCTGCAATTAATAATACGCATCTGTTCCAAAGAGCGTTCCAATTCAACGCTGGATTGAGGAAGAGCTGCGAATTCATCGCGGGAAGCCCGAGAATAAGCATATACACCCTGATGTTGGAACCACTCCGCAGATAACTGATCTGCTGTGGCGAGACATCGCTCGTCTACATCACGGGTAAAATCAAGAGCCACACCATCTTTCACCAGGACTTTCACCACGGTGTTCAAGTGATGTTCGGCAAGATCAAGGGGGCAGGCAACCGTCACCCAGCAATCAGGATGACATTCCAGTTCCCTAGCCACCTGAGCCAGCAAAGCAGGCTCCACAAGCGGTTCATCCCCTTGCAAGTTTACCACAAGGTCAAGTCCCAGCTTGCAAGCGGCCTCAGCCACACGATCAGACCCCGTCTGGGCAGGACCGGTCATGACACATTCAAAACCAGCCCTAGTCACTACATCGGCAATGACTTCAGA
It encodes:
- the coaD gene encoding pantetheine-phosphate adenylyltransferase, whose product is MSEKNVATSRVAVFAGSFDPFTLGHLDIAERACKLFDELWILLAVNTSKKYMLAGDCRESLVREAVAHLPNVKVASYEGLTVDFMKSVGAQFLVRGIRNGMDLDFEQSVSWNNKVLYPDCETVLLSSKQEHLAISSTVVREIVKCGIADTAEGVETLKKFLPENVIRFITKSAV
- the rsmD gene encoding 16S rRNA (guanine(966)-N(2))-methyltransferase RsmD translates to MPIRITGGNLRGRNVPSPDTSKTRPTASRTREALFNILQGVENFRMLDLFAGTGIMGIEALSRGAASVIAVEMAHVQARLVQQAYKALNLESKLTLLESNALTLSKETFCKEEGFDLIYADPPFKNMDYPDLRPFVDWLNPGGVAVFEAPTKNLPAWVKESEEAGEASVRKYGESSLVIFRKAL
- a CDS encoding helix-hairpin-helix domain-containing protein; amino-acid sequence: MNGPEKKMVFLSFVLFVMGIVYRFLPWGLPSIDTFQVGDPVVIANVEDSTHRELRGDPVEKTVFVADKIKDNSQKMSKKKPPKVQFPIPINSADLDMLCALKGVGPKLAEKIIAQRESSGPFKSEKDLKKVPGIGKKKLETILQGVIFD
- a CDS encoding 3-deoxy-manno-octulosonate cytidylyltransferase translates to MTVHCIVPARMGSSRYPGKPLVKIAGKEMIVRTLERARDAGCFGTVVCATDSEVIADVVTRAGFECVMTGPAQTGSDRVAEAACKLGLDLVVNLQGDEPLVEPALLAQVARELECHPDCWVTVACPLDLAEHHLNTVVKVLVKDGVALDFTRDVDERCLATADQLSAEWFQHQGVYAYSRASRDEFAALPQSSVELERSLEQMRIINCRTIRMVKSPYISISVDVPSDVAAVEARLVP